GGATGCTGGATATCCGCGTCCTCGGGCTTGCCGCCATCGCCCAGGACGTGACGCCCGAGCTTGCCCGCGCCACCATCGCCACGCTGACCGTACTTGGCGCGCTCCATGCGCCGTCCGCCGTCAAGGCGGCGCTCGCCGACCGCATCCGCTGATGCGTCCCGCAGAGCCGATGTCGGCGTCATCCCCGAACCGAGAAAGCACCCAAATGTCCCAAACACGCCCCACCGGCTTTCCGCCCGGCATGGACGAGGTCGCCCGACTGACCCGAGCCGGCCGGCTCGCCGAAGCGACCGGTCTGGTCCAGCGTCTGCTGCGCGGAGAGGGCGCGGCCGAACCTGCGGCAACTCCGGCCACCGTGCCAGACCCGACTTTGCTGGAGGGAGAGTTCGTGAACCTCGATGCTGCTCCCGGACCGCAGGTTCGCAGCGACACCCCGAACCGCGCGCGACCGGCCGGCAAGATGCCGGGAGGCCGGTCAGGAAAGGGCGCGAGGACCGGCCTGAGCGAGACCCTGCGCGGCCTTGCCGCGCGCCTGCAGCCGACGGGGTTGCTAGGCGGAACCGGTGCGCCGCGCCCGCCCGCCGAACCGCTGCCGGATGGCGCGTCCTTCGCGACGGCGTCCCACAGCGGGGCAGCGGGGACGCGGGCCTATAAGCTCTATGTGCCGGCCAACCGCGGAGACGGGCTGCGTCCGCTGGTGGTGATGCTGCACGGCTGCACCCAGTCGCCCGACGATTTCTCCGCAGGGACCAGGATGAACGCCTTTGCCGAGCGGCACGGCGTTTACGTCGCCTACCCCGAACAGCCGACCTCGGCCAACGCCCAGCGCTGCTGGAACTGGTTCAAACCCGAAGACCAGCGCCGCGGACAAGGGGAGCCTGACCTGCTGGCTGGGATCACCCGCCGGATCATCCACGACCACCCCATCGACCCGAACCGGGTTTACATTGCCGGGCTGTCGGCCGGCGGTGCCGCCGCGGCCATCATGGGGGAAGCCTATCCCGACCTCTATGCGGCGGTCGGCGTGCATTCCGGCCTGCCTGCCGGCGCCGCGCACGATCTTCCCTCCGCCCTCGCCGCCATGCGCCAGGGCGACGGCGGAGCCACAGGCAGGGCAAGAGCAGGAAGAGCGGGTGCCGGCCACCCCGTGCCCACCATCATCTTCCACGGTGATCGCGATACCGTCGTCCACCCGCGAAACGGCGATCATGTGGCGGCCCGCGCGACGGCCGCCGCGGCCGGCCTCGGCACCGAAGTGCAACATGGCGAAGCCCCCGGCCGGCGTTCCTACAGCCGAACCCTGCACACCGACCCTTCCGGCCGGACGCTGTGCGAACTGTGGGCTATCCATGGCGCCGGACATGCTTGGGCGGGTGGGAGCCCCACCGGCTCCTACACCGACC
The Azospirillum sp. TSA2s DNA segment above includes these coding regions:
- a CDS encoding PHB depolymerase family esterase, translated to MSQTRPTGFPPGMDEVARLTRAGRLAEATGLVQRLLRGEGAAEPAATPATVPDPTLLEGEFVNLDAAPGPQVRSDTPNRARPAGKMPGGRSGKGARTGLSETLRGLAARLQPTGLLGGTGAPRPPAEPLPDGASFATASHSGAAGTRAYKLYVPANRGDGLRPLVVMLHGCTQSPDDFSAGTRMNAFAERHGVYVAYPEQPTSANAQRCWNWFKPEDQRRGQGEPDLLAGITRRIIHDHPIDPNRVYIAGLSAGGAAAAIMGEAYPDLYAAVGVHSGLPAGAAHDLPSALAAMRQGDGGATGRARAGRAGAGHPVPTIIFHGDRDTVVHPRNGDHVAARATAAAAGLGTEVQHGEAPGRRSYSRTLHTDPSGRTLCELWAIHGAGHAWAGGSPTGSYTDPQGPDATAEMLRFFLGHQLRTASA